The nucleotide sequence ttttatctttttttaaattttatagaaCCTTTTAGTCGgttgaataaaatattttatttagaaCTTATAGCGGAATTAAACCATCTTAAACTACAGTAACTGGAACAATTTTACAAGTTAGTCAACCTAACAATTTGCTGCAACAATTTGATAAACACAACTGTTACGTGCTCTACAATTTAATTAACAACGATTAAACTAAAATTGCCGATAGAAtctataaataatttaaacggCTATAACATACGTGTAGGTCACACCATATTGAACTCTACAAAATACATTAGATCGTCTGTGTTGCTACGGTTTATATTTAGAAACAAAGGTGGAACAGATGTGATTTCAAGCCATGTTTTCCAAACCTGTTTATAAGTACTTTTAATATGAATAAACCACTGCTTTCAGTTGCTAACTTTTCTTTCTCTTGTTCTCTCCAGACGCCCCATGGTGCGGACACTGCAAGGCTCTGGCTCCCGAGTACGCCAAGGCTGCCCAGCAGCTGGCCGAGAAGGAGTCGCCCATCAAGCTGGCCAAGGTCGATGCCACCGTCGAGGGTGAGCTGGCCGAGCAGTATGCCGTGCGCGGCTACCCCACTCTGAAGTTCTTCCGCAGCGGTGCTCCCGTGGAGTACAGCGGTGGCCGCCAGGCTGCTGACATCATTGCCTGGGTGACCAAGAAGACCGGCCCACCAGCCAAGGACCTGACCAGCGTCGCCGATGCCGAGCAGTTCCTGAAGGACAACGAGATCGCCATCATTGGATTCTTCAAGGACGCCGAGTCGGAGGAGGCCAAGACCTTCACCAAGGCCGCCAACGGTCTGGACTCGTTCGTGTTCGGTGTGAGCAGCAATGAGGACGTGATCGCCAAATACGAGGCTAAGGACAACACTGTGATCCTGTTCAAGCCCTTCGACGACAAGAAGTCTGTGTTCGAGGGTGAGCTGACCGAAGAGAACCTGAAGAAGTTCGCCCAGGTGCAGTCGCTGCCCCTGATCGTTGACTTCAACCACGAGTCCGCTTCCAAGATCTTCGGCGGCTCCATCAAGTCGCACCTGCTGTTCTTCGTTTCCAAGGAGGCCGGCCACATTGAGAAGTACGTCGATCCCCTGAGGGAAATCGCCAAGCAGTACCGCGACGACATTCTGTTCGTGACCATCTCGTCCGACGAGGAGGACCACACCCGCATCTTCGAGTTCTTCGGCATGAACAAGGAGGAGGTTCCCACCATCCGTCTGATCAAGCTGGAGGAGGACATGGCCAAGTACAAGCCCGAGTCGAACGACCTGTCCGCCGAGACCATCGAGGCCTTCCTCAAGAAGTTCCTGGACGGCAAGCTGAAGCAGCACCTGCTGTCCCAGGATCTGCCCGAGGACTGGGACAAGAACCCCGTCAAGGTGCTGGTCTCCAGCAACTTCGAGAGCGTTGCCCTGGACAAGAGCAAGAGCGTGCTGGTTGAGTTCTACGCCCCGTGGTGCGGACACTGCAAGCAGTTGGCCCCCATCTACGACCAGCTGGCCGAGAAGTACAAGGACAACGAGGACATCGTCATTGCCAAGATGGACTCCACTGCCAACGAGCTGGAGAGCATAAAGATCTCATCCTTCCCCACAATCAAGTACTTCCGCAAGGAGGACAACAAGGTCATCGACTTCAACCTGGACAGGACTCTCGATGACTTCGTTAAGTTCCTCGATGCCAACGGTGAGGTGGCCGATTCCGAGCCCGCCGAGGAgaccgaggaggaggaggaggcgccCAAGAAGGACGAGTTGTAAATCCAACAATTACCACACCCCACACACATCTACACACATGAAAATCCAACAACTATGAACAGCAACATCCGTGtaacaaacaacaaaagccACAACTAGCAACGTACATTCTGTAGTTTACTTCTAACGTTTCGGCGTACGTGGGCGCCCAGAGTCTCCCCATCCGACGGCTGAGTTTTTGTCAGTCGAGGGGATGGGGTCAGCTGGTCGCCGGGAACGCCACCGAAGCATTTTGCCCGCCCACGGTTTTTTATTCGCATACTTACTTCCGTTGTAGGTACACTTGCAACGCAGATTTTAAGCGCTCCGTGCGCGATTGTACGGCCGCAGTTTGCGTAAACTTAAAATTCAGTTTTAATGAAGAATGAACGAAAACGataaattttaatatgtaaTTCTTTAAGTTTTCTATTTGGAATTTTTAGAATCATTGAAAGAACTGATTAAGAACGTAACAAATAAAGTTGGTAACAACATTAAAACGAGGCCTTGTTTGTTCATTTTCAAGGGAAGCTATACAAATGTGGGGAATTCAAAATTGAAACGAAAATATCTAGCTTAAACTTTAGGTTGTCTACTTCTACCAAAGTTTTACAAAACACTGTCAGCATCTTAAAAATTAGTTTGGtttacttttttaaatttaaagtttaaataaTGGAAGATTGACTTTATGCTTGGAGTAATGTAGGTATTTGTTATTCCattttttttgaaattcgATTTCATGCCGCCTTTTTATCGCTATCGAAATTTGATCTACCTGGACATCTcgattttttttcattttctcCTTTATTTTTCCGCGGAAACGTGATTGAGAATAttgttaaataaatgtattaataCATGTCTAGgtattaatgacaaattttaTGTCAATTTAAATAACTATTATTTGGGTACTCACGCTAGTTTCGATAGTAATAACGATATATCGATACTAGTATGGAGGACTAGCACTGAGCAGTGTTGTGTAACCTCTAAGTGCGTGTATTGTTCTCGAATTTCAGATTTCCTGTTTATACTGCAGTTTATACAAATTCAAagtatacaaaataaaatgaaatgagAATGGcctaaattaaaaaaatatttcttgtgGTTATTAGCAGACCCTAAACATTTTGTT is from Drosophila suzukii chromosome 3, CBGP_Dsuzu_IsoJpt1.0, whole genome shotgun sequence and encodes:
- the Pdi gene encoding protein disulfide-isomerase, producing MKFLICALFLAASYVAASAEAEVKVEEGVLVATVDNFKQLIADNEFVLVEFYAPWCGHCKALAPEYAKAAQQLAEKESPIKLAKVDATVEGELAEQYAVRGYPTLKFFRSGAPVEYSGGRQAADIIAWVTKKTGPPAKDLTSVADAEQFLKDNEIAIIGFFKDAESEEAKTFTKAANGLDSFVFGVSSNEDVIAKYEAKDNTVILFKPFDDKKSVFEGELTEENLKKFAQVQSLPLIVDFNHESASKIFGGSIKSHLLFFVSKEAGHIEKYVDPLREIAKQYRDDILFVTISSDEEDHTRIFEFFGMNKEEVPTIRLIKLEEDMAKYKPESNDLSAETIEAFLKKFLDGKLKQHLLSQDLPEDWDKNPVKVLVSSNFESVALDKSKSVLVEFYAPWCGHCKQLAPIYDQLAEKYKDNEDIVIAKMDSTANELESIKISSFPTIKYFRKEDNKVIDFNLDRTLDDFVKFLDANGEVADSEPAEETEEEEEAPKKDEL